From one Brachypodium distachyon strain Bd21 chromosome 4, Brachypodium_distachyon_v3.0, whole genome shotgun sequence genomic stretch:
- the LOC100837411 gene encoding cysteine-rich receptor-like protein kinase 19 — protein MVVADVAVTLVKLIFNLVVAIRGASRKAKRNKKECGDIAEQASSLEASLSSLIDDDGVAAPRHPAVISALNKLRDTLQQALQAVTKLEVDGDNASRVKAGNVSHDLAKLSQSIRDRKQDLILATNMHTNSILLGAQQSKRRGDGGLLQCPPPQIQEGCVANSYKEGEPAATSSGIKKFSLSELEAATKNFSEENLIEESDSCTVYKGSLLCHLCICMLTVVLVRMVTKGELRDGSKVAIKAYGEMQYEACRKECENEEYITGKLLHKNILELVGSCSSGGLFYQVYEYMHNRSLSDHLHGSKIQWPKIFNTIIQGIARGVDYLHEQCGLGIVHLHLKPSSIQLDHDYTPKICDFGISKMLADSAKERIVDTIIGTWGFMAPEYMLSRRFSIKSDVYSFGVILLELISGWSRHEEVKNSKDPVNELVWGYWKKGELDECVDPRLSGATGVTESQIEEMKRCIHVALLCVEEDPELRPDMSDVLWMLRDNSPIAGRRSPRRPAYTT, from the exons ATGGTGGTCGCCGATGTGGCCGTGACTCTGGTGAAGCTCATCTTCAACCTCGTCGTCGCCATCAGGGGCGCGTCGAGGAAGGCGAAGCGCAACAAGAAGGAGTGCGGGGACATCGCGGAGCAAGCCTCCTCGCTCGAGGCCTCCCTGTCCTCGCtcatcgacgacgacggcgtcgcGGCGCCGAGGCACCCGGCGGTGATCTCCGCGCTCAATAAGCTCCGCGACACGCTCCAGCAGGCACTCCAGGCTGTGACGAAGCTCGAGGTGGACGGCGACAACGCCAGCCGCGTCAAGGCCGGCAACGTGTCGCACGATCTTGCTAAGTTGAGCCAGAGTATCCGGGACCGGAAACAGGACTTGATCCTTGCCACGAATATGCACACCAACAGCATCTTGCTCGGTGCGCAGCAGTCGAAACGTCGTGGAGATGGAGGACTACTGCAATGCCCGCCGCCTCAAATTCAG GAGGGCTGTGTGGCGAACTCTTACAAGGAAGGGGAGCCTGCTGCCACATCATCAG GTATCAAAAAGTTCAGTTTGTCTGAACTGGAGGCCGCTACAAAAAACTTTTCAGAAGAGAACTTGATTGAAGAAAGTGACTCTTGTACCGTATACAAG GGCAGCTTATTATGTCACTTGTGCATATGTATGCTTACCGTGGTTTTGGTACGTATGGTAACCAAG GGTGAATTACGTGACGGGTCTAAAGTTGCCATCAAAGCATATGGTGAGATGCAATACGAGGCTTGCAGAAAAGAATGTGAAAATGAGGAGTATATCACGGGAAAGCTTCTACACAAAAACATTTTGGAACTTGTGGGGTCTTGCTCTTCTGGTGGATTGTTTTACCAGGTCTATGAATACATGCACAACAGAAGCTTGTCTGATCACTTGCATG GCAGTAAGATACAGTGGCCGAAGATCTTCAATACTATTATCCAAGGGATTGCCCGTGGCGTAGATTATCTGCATGAGCAATGTGGACTCGGCATCGTACATCTTCATTTAAAGCCGAGCAGCATACAGTTGGATCATGACTATACTCCCAAGATTTGTGATTTTGGCATCTCCAAGATGTTAGCTGATTCTGCCAAGGAAAGGATTGTTGATACCATAATCGGCACATG GGGTTTCATGGCTCCAGAATACATGTTGTCTCGTAGGTTCTCAATCAAAAGTGACGTCTACAGCTTTGGTGTCATCCTCCTCGAGCTCATCAGCGGATGGAGCAGACATGAGGAAGTGAAAAACAGCAAGGACCCGGTAAATGAGTTG GTTTGGGGGTACTGGAAAAAGGGGGAGCTGGACGAGTGCGTTGACCCCAGGCTTTCTGGTGCCACTGGCGTAACGGAATCGCAGATTGAGGAGATGAAGCGGTGCATCCACGTGGCATTGCTCTGTGTGGAAGAGGACCCGGAGCTGCGTCCCGACATGTCCGATGTGCTCTGGATGCTCAGAGATAACAGCCCGATCGCCGGCAGGCGTTCCCCGCGGCGCCCAGCTTACACCACCTGA
- the LOC100837716 gene encoding putative receptor-like protein kinase At4g00960: MVLVAAGSVSVVKLIFSLAVAINAAASKARRNRADCLDVATRASTLDAALSALHDSAKAKAKHPAVAAALEGLHLALHRALQAVTDCQDDGAVSRRFNADRVSAELRRANQVITERMMDVILVAGMHTNIVVVLDAHQSKHRGDGGSQLRPLPQIQEPCSPISRKEEELPTISSGFNSFDFSELEVATSKFLEENLIGKSDSCTVYKGALPKGSEVAIKEYSKNQYKAWRNECQNEEKLAEKLLHKNIIKLVGRCSSGGRYYQVYEYMHNRSLSDHLHGNGLQWPKLLNIIRGIAQGADYLHEQCGLGIIHLHLKPSSILLDYDYTPKICYFGSSKVLPTSAKEGVVDFVVCPCGFTASLYTNSLVFSAKSDVYSFGVLLLDVVTGWSRHRKGDDRKELLIVFVWEFWQNGREDDCVDPMLSRATGATASQFQEMKRCVHIALLCLEEDPVLRPDMAGILRMLADNNSPTPRPQHPAYTT, from the exons ATGGTCCTCGTCGCGGCGGGGAGCGTGAGCGTGGTGAAGCTGATCTTCAGCCTGGCCGTCGCCATCAACGCCGCGGCCAGCAAGGCGAGGCGGAACAGGGCCGACTGCCTCGACGTCGCCACCCGCGCCAGCACGCTCGACGCGGCCCTCTCCGCGCTCCACGACTCGGCGAAGGCGAAGGCGAAGCACccggcggtggccgccgcgctcgaGGGCCTCCACCTCGCGCTCCACCGGGCCCTCCAGGCCGTCACGGACTGCCAGGACGACGGCGCCGTGTCCCGCCGCTTCAACGCCGACAGGGTGTCCGCCGAGCTGCGCCGGGCGAACCAGGTCATCACGGAGCGGATGATGGAcgtcatcctcgtcgccggaatGCACACCAACATCGTCGTCGTGCTTGACGCGCACCAGTCGAAGCATCGTGGTGACGGCGGATCACAGCTTCGCCCGCTACCGCAGATTCAG GAGCCCTGTTCGCCGATTTCTCGCAAGGAGGAGGAACTTCCTACCATATCATCAG GTTTCAATAGTTTTGATTTCTCTGAATTGGAGGTTGCTACAAGTAAATTCTTGGAAGAAAACTTGATTGGAAAAAGTGACTCTTGTACCGTGTACAAG ggTGCATTACCCAAAGGGTCTGAAGTTGCCATCAAAGAATATAGTAAGAATCAATACAAGGCTTGGAGAAATGAATGTCAGAATGAGGAAAAGTTGGCGGAAAAGCTTCTGCATAAGAATATTATAAAACTTGTGGGCCGTTGCTCTTCTGGTGGACGGTATTACCAGGTTTATGAATACATGCACAATCGAAGCTTGTCCGACCACCTACATG GCAATGGGCTACAGTGGCCAAAGCTCTTGAATATTATCCGAGGGATTGCCCAAGGTGCAGATTATCTGCATGAGCAATGTGGACTAGGCATCATCCATCTCCATTTAAAGCCCAGCAGCATCCTCTTGGATTATGACTATACTCCAAAGATTTGTTATTTTGGAAGCTCCAAGGTGTTACCTACTTCTGCCAAGGAGGGTGTAGTTGATTTCGTAGTATGCCCATG tggTTTCACGGCTTCATTATACACCAACTCTCTTGTATTCTCAGCAAAGAGTGACGTCTACAGTTTTggtgtcctcctcctcgatgtTGTCACTGGATGGAGCCGCCATCGGAAAGGGGATGACAGGAAGGAACTTCTCATTGTGTTT GTGTGGGAGTTTTGGCAGAACGGAAGGGAGGATGACTGTGTTGACCCGATGCTATCCCGTGCCACCGGTGCAACGGCATCACAGTTCCAGGAGATGAAGAGGTGTGTCCACATAGCGTTGCTCTGCCTGGAAGAGGACCCGGTGCTGCGCCCAGACATGGCTGGCATCCTCCGGATGCTGGCCGACAATAATAGCCCGACGCCACGCCCGCAGCACCCAGCTTACACCACCTGA
- the LOC100831077 gene encoding putative serine/threonine-protein kinase-like protein CCR3, whose amino-acid sequence MALWTGLGQAATVAQLVGADIGGLISTIMQAALTARQNKRECEQLARRVLMIAELMPHLQLQDPEAVRPLAGLGDTLRDAHELVVSCQGKSVAYQLIMSGRQADRFREVQSRIDSYLILFPVISYIGVTRQLNRIYNVLVPDHATHREPSPLFQSTLVQQSEQVAQEVLPHEAEEFRLPEIVAATNNFALDTKIGEGSSAVVYKGRLQDGRRVAVKRGKHQKEVFFKIEEVFRTELAILSRIRHKHIIHLVGWCVQKEMDKHLLSFRRKKQDQEHLIVYEYLENGTLHDHLHRQSSSPVTLSWKMRIDVLLGVSRAIEHLHCHAVPPVIHRDIKSENILLDSSWVPCLTDFGLSITWHAANEDEVFTVVGTTGYLDPQYALYGHLEPASDIYGLGFVILEVLTGKKVITEGWMDLVSFALPIIEAGDLGELLDRRPVPEPTPQQLKALEHVAQTAACCVQMQGKDRPAISDVAASLEKALEYITLSTTLAGVVSLPVHFHSSRPCPRLCPEPAESQCDKREASEGVLSDSDIPEPR is encoded by the exons ATGGCGCTGTGGACTGGGCTGGGTCAGGCGGCAACGGTGGCGCAGCTGGTCGGCGCCGACATCGGCGGGCTCATCTCCACGATCATGCAGGCTGCGCTGACGGCTCGCCAGAACAAGAGGGAGTGCGAGCAGCTCGCGCGCCGGGTCCTCATGATCGCGGAGCTGATGCCGCACCTGCAGTTGCAGGATCCGGAGGCCGTGCGACCGCTGGCCGGGTTGGGCGATACGCTCCGGGACGCGCACGAGCTTGTGGTGTCCTGTCAGGGGAAGAGCGTGGCTTATCAACTTATTATGTCTGGGAGGCAGGCCGACAGGTTCAGGGAGGTCCAGAGCAGGATCGACTCCTACCTCATCCTCTTCCCCGTGATCAGCTACATCGGCGTAACCCGGCAACTCAACCGAATCTACAACGTCCTTGTTCCAGATCATGCCACACACCGTGAACCGTCTCCACTCTTCCAGTCGACTCTGGTGCAG CAATCTGAACAGGTAGCCCAGGAGGTACTACCACATGAAGCCGAGGAGTTCAGGTTGCCAGAGATAGTAGCGGCCACCAATAACTTCGCCCTAGACACCAAGATCGGTGAAGGTAGCTCTGCAGTGGTGTACAAGGGCAGACTTCAAGATGGCCGGAGGGTGGCTGTCAAGCGTGGCAAGCACCAAAAGGAGGTATTCTTCAAGATAGAGGAGGTATTCCGCACGGAGCTTGCCATTCTTTCACGTATCCGCCACAAGCACATCATCCACCTCGTTGGCTGGTGCGTACAGAAGGAGATGGATAAGCACCTGCTATCGTTCCGAAGAAAGAAGCAGGATCAGGAGCACCTGATCGTGTATGAGTACTTGGAGAACGGCACGCTCCACGACCACCTGCACCGCCAatcctcctcgccggtgacGCTATCCTGGAAGATGCGCATCGATGTGCTCCTGGGCGTGTCACGCGCCATCGAGCACCTGCACTGCCATGCCGTGCCGCCTGTCATCCATCGCGACATCAAGTCAGAAAACATCCTTCTTGACTCAAGCTGGGTTCCATGTCTGACGGACTTCGGTTTGTCCATCACTTGGCATGCAGCGAACGAAGATGAGGTCTTCACCGTCGTAGGCACAACAGGGTATTTAGACCCACAGTATGCTCTATACGGCCATCTGGAGCCGGCGAGCGACATTTACGGCTTGGGTTTTGTGATTCTCGAGGTACTGACAGGGAAGAAGGTAATTACTGAAGGTTGGATGGACTTGGTGTCCTTCGCGCTCCCCATCATTGAGGCCGGCGATCTTGGGGAGTTGCTGGACAGACGCCCTGTGCCAGAGCCAACGCCGCAGCAGCTCAAGGCGCTAGAGCATGTGGCGCAGACAGCAGCATGCTGCGTGCAGATGCAGGGGAAGGACCGGCCAGCCATATCAGACGTCGCTGCCAGTCTTGAGAAGGCGCTGGAGTACATCACCCTTTCCACCACTTTGGCTGGTGTGGTTTCCTTGCCTGTGCACTTCCACAGCTCTCGTCCATGTCCTCGTTTATGTCCTGAGCCAGCTGAGAGCCAATGCGATAAACGGGAAGCGTCAGAAGGGGTGCTATCAGATTCAGACATCCCTGAACCAAGATAG